From Candidatus Eremiobacterota bacterium, the proteins below share one genomic window:
- a CDS encoding histidine kinase dimerization/phosphoacceptor domain -containing protein, whose translation MKQKILIVEDDRTVAELVGEILTVLGYEVVLVTQAFEEVFGRIERENPDLVIIDIVLGHGRLDGIEIARRLKEHHMAPFVFFTGYTEDALLARAKETEPLGYFVKPFKAEEIKVLVETALFKAKAEKERRLIEREITRRLQFEKTVSVISSRFIGINNINESIESSLRDIGTVRQANRAYLFLFNNEGTHMDNTHEWCAEGIASQKEMLRNLPVAMFGWSLKQLATGEAVHIKSPSGIPEEARDEKKLIESRHIKSLLIFPLFIGGVLSGLIGFEGSHHTKEWTDDDVAILRVGSDVIGRAIQFHRAQQELEKHRFHLEELVETRTKELKDSLREKELLLKELHHRVKNNMQVISSLLSLQGRGSSHPEVAVFVQESQNRIRAMALLHEKLYHMESMTRIDPRDYIKELVQSLFRVYFPIGNKITSHIEIEDLALGVSSAIACGLIINELVLNAIKYAFPGDRKGKVTVRLLRREENTLELTVGDDGVGISQPRSIEDPESLGLELVKLIAEEQLEGKVRCETEGGTTFIITFPEAAPAPPPKASAAPGDSSGSEGADENLVARS comes from the coding sequence ATGAAACAGAAAATTCTCATAGTGGAAGATGATCGCACCGTTGCGGAACTTGTGGGAGAGATACTTACGGTCCTTGGGTACGAGGTAGTGCTTGTGACCCAGGCCTTTGAAGAGGTCTTCGGGCGCATAGAAAGGGAAAACCCCGATCTTGTCATTATAGACATCGTGCTGGGCCACGGTCGTCTCGACGGGATAGAAATTGCGCGCCGCCTCAAGGAGCACCACATGGCCCCCTTTGTCTTCTTTACCGGATATACCGAGGATGCCCTGCTGGCGAGGGCGAAAGAGACTGAGCCCCTCGGCTACTTTGTGAAGCCCTTCAAGGCGGAGGAGATCAAGGTCCTTGTGGAGACAGCTCTTTTCAAGGCAAAGGCAGAGAAAGAGCGCCGGTTGATTGAGCGTGAGATCACCCGGAGGCTCCAGTTCGAAAAGACTGTCTCGGTGATCTCGTCGCGGTTCATAGGCATCAACAACATCAATGAGTCAATTGAAAGCTCTCTCAGGGATATCGGAACTGTCAGGCAGGCGAACAGGGCTTATCTTTTCCTCTTCAACAATGAGGGGACCCACATGGACAACACGCATGAGTGGTGCGCCGAGGGCATCGCCTCTCAGAAGGAGATGCTCAGGAACCTTCCTGTGGCCATGTTCGGGTGGAGCCTCAAGCAGCTTGCCACCGGCGAAGCCGTCCACATCAAGTCGCCCTCGGGCATTCCTGAAGAGGCCCGAGATGAGAAAAAGCTCATCGAGAGCAGGCATATCAAGTCGCTCCTCATTTTTCCCCTCTTCATCGGGGGAGTGCTCTCGGGGCTCATCGGCTTTGAGGGCAGCCATCACACCAAGGAGTGGACCGACGATGACGTGGCTATTCTCCGCGTGGGCTCAGATGTCATCGGCAGGGCCATCCAGTTCCACAGGGCCCAGCAGGAATTGGAAAAGCACCGTTTTCACCTTGAGGAGCTCGTAGAGACAAGGACCAAGGAGCTCAAGGACTCACTCCGTGAGAAGGAGCTTCTCCTCAAGGAGCTCCATCACCGCGTGAAGAACAACATGCAGGTCATCTCAAGCCTTCTCAGCCTCCAGGGGAGAGGCTCGTCGCATCCCGAGGTGGCGGTCTTTGTCCAGGAGAGCCAGAACAGGATCAGGGCCATGGCCCTTCTCCATGAAAAGCTGTACCACATGGAGAGCATGACCCGGATCGATCCCCGGGACTACATCAAGGAACTCGTGCAGTCCCTTTTCAGAGTCTATTTTCCCATAGGGAATAAAATTACCTCCCACATTGAGATAGAGGATCTTGCCCTGGGAGTGTCGAGCGCCATTGCCTGCGGCCTCATTATCAACGAGCTGGTGCTGAACGCCATCAAGTATGCCTTCCCCGGAGACAGGAAGGGAAAGGTGACCGTGCGGCTGCTGCGAAGGGAAGAGAACACACTTGAGCTCACCGTGGGCGATGACGGCGTGGGAATATCGCAGCCCCGGAGCATCGAGGACCCTGAGAGCCTGGGCCTTGAGCTTGTGAAGCTCATCGCCGAGGAGCAGCTTGAAGGCAAGGTGCGCTGCGAGACCGAGGGAGGCACGACCTTCATCATCACTTTCCCCGAGGCAGCTCCCGCGCCGCCGCCGAAAGCTTCTGCGGCTCCCGGTGATAGTTCCGGCAGCGAAGGAGCCGACGAAAATCTCGTGGCCCGCTCATAG
- the leuS gene encoding leucine--tRNA ligase: MGYDFAQLEKKWQEKWESTGLFRTSEAPRKKYYLLVMFAYPSGDIHMGHFRNYSIGDVIARHKMMEGYDLLHPFGWDAFGLPAEGAAIKAGVDPEEWTLRNISVSRSTLKRLGISYDWSREVITCLPDYYKWTQWMFLQFFNAGLAYQAKSLANWCPDCKTVLANEQVINGLCWRCSNEVTKKDLVQWFLRITDYADRLLEGLDTLEGWPENIVAMQRNWIGRSEGLQIDFPLKDSPHKVSVFTTRPDTLYGVTFMAMAPEHPLAKELVKGTPQEGAVLEYINKSQLKKEIDRTSTVGEKDGVFSGSYAINPMSGDHIELWIADYVLASYGTGIVMGVPAHDQRDFLFAKKYGIPLKVVIEPPGERLDAATMEEAYVNEGVMTHSGNFSGIPSPDGISAVSLAVEEKGAGMRTINYRLRDWLVSRQRYWGAPIPIIHCDKCGTVPVPEKDLPVLLPRGDIDFVPKGRSPLEDCQDYIRTKCPACGRDARRDPDTLDTFMCSSWYYLRYADPHNESAPFDREKVKTWLPVDLYIGGSEHACGHLIYFRFFNKFLEDKGWVPYDEPTLRLFNHGMVLDEKGDIMSKSKGNVVSPVRLIEESGVDVSRLAMFFASPSDKEVLWSDNFIVGVKRFVTRLYSFFMETGEDLFREEPLPAFDSLDSEAQKLMIATHRLTKKVSEDIERFHFNTAIAAMMEFFPLVEGLQEPDSVKAFAMKRLALLIAPFAPHLGEEFWEHMGNRESIFRSPWPSYDEELLSRDMITIVIQVNGKVRERLVIAQDTGVEEMERAALASVSTLLAGKEPKKVITVKGKLVNIVL; this comes from the coding sequence ATGGGCTACGACTTTGCACAGCTTGAGAAAAAATGGCAGGAAAAATGGGAAAGCACCGGCTTGTTCCGCACCAGTGAAGCGCCGCGGAAGAAATATTACCTGCTGGTCATGTTCGCCTACCCGTCGGGCGACATCCACATGGGGCATTTCAGGAATTACTCCATCGGAGATGTCATAGCCCGCCACAAGATGATGGAAGGCTACGATCTCCTCCACCCCTTCGGGTGGGACGCTTTCGGGCTCCCTGCCGAGGGGGCGGCCATCAAGGCCGGAGTGGACCCTGAGGAATGGACCCTCAGGAATATAAGCGTCTCAAGATCCACTCTCAAGCGGCTGGGAATAAGCTACGACTGGTCAAGGGAGGTGATCACGTGCCTTCCCGACTACTATAAATGGACGCAATGGATGTTCCTGCAGTTCTTCAATGCGGGACTGGCCTACCAGGCGAAGTCCCTGGCCAACTGGTGCCCCGACTGCAAGACAGTCCTTGCCAACGAGCAGGTGATAAACGGCCTCTGCTGGCGCTGCAGCAACGAGGTGACCAAAAAAGACCTTGTCCAGTGGTTTCTCAGGATCACCGATTATGCCGACAGGCTCCTGGAAGGCCTCGACACCCTTGAGGGGTGGCCCGAGAACATCGTGGCCATGCAGCGCAACTGGATAGGGAGAAGTGAGGGCCTCCAGATTGATTTTCCCCTCAAGGACTCCCCCCATAAGGTCTCAGTCTTCACCACGAGGCCTGACACTCTTTACGGCGTCACCTTCATGGCAATGGCACCTGAGCATCCCCTTGCGAAAGAGCTTGTAAAGGGAACGCCCCAGGAGGGCGCAGTCCTGGAGTATATCAACAAGAGCCAGCTCAAGAAGGAGATTGACAGGACCTCCACGGTAGGCGAAAAGGACGGGGTCTTCTCAGGCTCCTACGCCATAAATCCCATGTCGGGCGACCATATAGAGCTTTGGATAGCCGACTACGTGCTGGCCTCCTATGGTACAGGCATCGTGATGGGAGTCCCTGCCCATGACCAGAGGGACTTTCTCTTCGCGAAGAAGTACGGCATTCCCCTCAAGGTCGTCATCGAGCCTCCAGGGGAGCGCCTCGACGCCGCCACCATGGAAGAGGCCTACGTAAACGAGGGGGTGATGACCCACTCGGGGAATTTCAGCGGCATCCCCTCACCGGACGGGATCTCCGCGGTCTCCCTCGCCGTCGAGGAGAAGGGCGCGGGAATGAGAACCATCAACTACCGCCTGAGGGACTGGCTCGTCTCCCGGCAGCGCTACTGGGGCGCTCCCATTCCCATCATACACTGCGATAAATGCGGCACCGTGCCGGTCCCAGAAAAGGATCTGCCCGTCCTTCTCCCCAGGGGCGACATTGATTTTGTCCCCAAGGGCCGCTCGCCCCTTGAGGACTGCCAGGACTATATCAGGACAAAATGCCCTGCCTGCGGCCGCGATGCCCGGAGAGACCCTGACACCCTTGATACATTCATGTGCTCTTCATGGTATTATCTGCGCTATGCCGATCCCCATAACGAATCGGCTCCCTTTGACAGGGAGAAGGTGAAAACCTGGCTTCCCGTGGACCTCTATATCGGGGGAAGCGAGCATGCATGCGGCCACCTGATTTACTTCCGGTTCTTCAACAAGTTCCTCGAGGACAAGGGGTGGGTCCCCTACGACGAACCGACGCTGCGCCTCTTCAACCATGGGATGGTCCTCGACGAGAAGGGCGACATCATGTCCAAGTCCAAGGGGAATGTCGTCTCGCCTGTGAGGCTCATCGAGGAGTCAGGCGTGGATGTGTCACGGCTTGCCATGTTCTTCGCCTCGCCCTCTGACAAGGAGGTCCTCTGGAGCGACAATTTCATCGTGGGAGTAAAGCGCTTTGTGACGCGCCTCTACAGCTTCTTCATGGAAACGGGAGAAGACTTGTTCAGGGAAGAGCCCCTCCCGGCCTTTGATAGCCTCGACAGCGAAGCGCAAAAGCTCATGATAGCCACCCACAGGCTTACCAAAAAGGTTTCCGAGGATATTGAGCGGTTCCACTTTAACACGGCCATTGCCGCCATGATGGAATTCTTCCCCCTGGTGGAGGGCTTACAGGAGCCTGACAGTGTCAAGGCCTTCGCGATGAAAAGGCTTGCCCTCCTCATCGCACCTTTTGCTCCGCACCTTGGAGAGGAGTTCTGGGAGCACATGGGTAACAGGGAGTCCATCTTCAGGAGCCCCTGGCCCTCTTATGACGAAGAACTCCTGAGCCGCGACATGATAACCATCGTGATACAGGTGAACGGGAAGGTGAGGGAGCGTCTCGTCATCGCCCAGGACACGGGCGTCGAGGAGATGGAGAGAGCGGCCCTTGCCTCAGTCAGCACTCTCCTTGCAGGAAAAGAGCCGAAAAAAGTCATCACCGTGAAGGGAAAGCTCGTGAATATCGTGCTATGA
- the alaS gene encoding alanine--tRNA ligase → MKSQKMIRDQFLAFFRERDHAIMPSAPVVPIDDPTLLFTNAGMNQFKNIFLGTGRAPHPRVADTQKCLRVSGKHNDLDEVGRDTYHHTFFEMLGNWSFGDYFKREAILWAWEFLTGTCGIEKEKLYATYFGGDDREGTAADTESRDIWPEVTGIAPSRVLPFGKKDNFWEMGEVGPCGPCSEIHIDLGESFCDKKHLAGHRCAVNGGCARFIEIWNLVFIQFNRKKDGSLMRLEKNHVDTGMGFERLVGIVEGTHSNYDTDLFRPLFEALKEITGFGYKEHRGEIDVALRVVADHVKALCFAIADGAIPEKKGRGSVLRSLLRRAARFGRQVLAMKEPFIYRLPPVVGTLYHDIFPNVMERLGHIEGIVREEEELFALTLDRGLGRFAAVVESLGGRTVLDGSEAYRLYHQDGFPRDLIDQMAGEQGLAVDEEGWKKAEEEHRERSKGEARQEPFSPDDLVGLASTEFTGYWEQEGSEELGFVSKARPLKLVGRQVLILDRTPFYAEAGGQVGDSGTIAAPGFTFRVDDTKKSGDYIVHIGELVEGAGGPLPPGVEARVDAGRRKGICANHTATHLLHWALREVLGPHATQQGSEVNPLYLRFDVTHPQAITPEELQKIESLVNERICDNIPLAISIKRLDEAKSEGVTALFGEKYGDLVRVIDIGGFSRELCGGTHTMRTGDLGFFYLASESSSEAGVRRIEAMTGMGSLARIQEVRSLLRAASASLNAQPSDVPARIEGMITQVKELKKMKAREEKKDLKALREELLDKALHAGGARIVLASFRDIAPAALGELADELRGGPVPVCGIITSGEKDNLVIIGFASKALAGKIHIGNLVKETSAFLGGGGGGRPDFAKGGGRHGEKLEEALAMAGKKLEEGLGHLD, encoded by the coding sequence GTGAAGTCACAGAAAATGATTCGAGACCAGTTCCTGGCATTTTTCCGGGAAAGAGACCATGCCATAATGCCCTCGGCGCCTGTCGTCCCCATTGACGATCCCACGCTCCTTTTCACCAACGCCGGTATGAACCAGTTCAAGAACATTTTCCTGGGCACGGGCAGGGCGCCTCATCCCCGCGTTGCCGACACGCAGAAGTGCCTGCGCGTCTCAGGGAAGCACAACGATCTTGACGAGGTGGGCCGCGACACTTACCATCACACCTTTTTCGAGATGCTGGGCAACTGGTCTTTCGGCGACTACTTCAAGCGCGAGGCCATCCTGTGGGCCTGGGAGTTTCTCACCGGCACCTGCGGCATTGAAAAGGAGAAGCTCTATGCCACCTATTTCGGCGGCGATGACCGTGAAGGAACTGCCGCTGATACCGAGTCGCGCGACATCTGGCCTGAAGTGACTGGAATCGCTCCCTCAAGGGTGCTCCCTTTCGGAAAAAAGGACAATTTCTGGGAGATGGGCGAGGTGGGGCCCTGCGGGCCCTGCTCGGAGATCCATATTGACCTGGGCGAAAGCTTCTGCGACAAAAAACACCTCGCCGGCCACCGATGCGCGGTGAACGGCGGCTGTGCCCGCTTCATCGAGATCTGGAACCTCGTGTTCATCCAGTTTAACAGGAAGAAGGACGGGAGCCTCATGCGCCTGGAGAAAAACCACGTGGACACCGGCATGGGCTTCGAACGCCTCGTGGGCATCGTGGAAGGGACTCACTCAAACTATGACACCGACCTTTTCAGGCCTCTCTTCGAGGCGCTGAAAGAAATAACGGGGTTCGGTTACAAGGAGCACCGCGGCGAGATCGACGTGGCCCTCCGCGTCGTGGCAGACCACGTGAAAGCCCTCTGCTTCGCCATTGCCGACGGCGCCATCCCGGAGAAGAAAGGCCGCGGCTCGGTGCTGCGGAGCCTCCTCAGGAGGGCGGCACGCTTCGGGAGGCAGGTCCTCGCCATGAAAGAGCCCTTCATTTACCGTCTTCCCCCTGTGGTGGGCACCCTTTACCATGACATTTTCCCCAATGTCATGGAGCGTCTTGGCCACATTGAGGGCATCGTGAGGGAGGAGGAGGAGCTCTTCGCCCTCACCCTTGACAGGGGCCTGGGGCGCTTTGCCGCTGTCGTCGAAAGCCTGGGAGGCCGCACGGTCCTTGACGGCTCTGAGGCGTACCGCCTCTATCACCAGGACGGCTTCCCCAGGGATCTCATTGATCAGATGGCCGGTGAGCAAGGCCTTGCCGTTGACGAGGAGGGCTGGAAGAAGGCCGAGGAGGAGCACCGCGAGCGCTCGAAAGGCGAGGCACGGCAGGAGCCTTTCAGCCCTGACGACCTCGTGGGACTTGCGTCTACGGAATTCACCGGGTACTGGGAGCAGGAAGGCTCGGAAGAACTCGGTTTCGTGTCAAAGGCCCGCCCTCTGAAACTCGTGGGAAGGCAGGTCCTTATCCTTGACAGGACGCCTTTTTACGCCGAGGCGGGAGGCCAGGTGGGTGACAGCGGCACCATAGCGGCGCCAGGCTTCACCTTCAGGGTCGATGACACGAAGAAATCGGGTGACTATATCGTCCACATCGGGGAACTCGTCGAGGGCGCAGGAGGCCCTCTTCCCCCCGGGGTCGAGGCCCGCGTTGACGCCGGGCGCAGGAAGGGCATCTGTGCAAACCACACGGCGACGCACCTCCTTCACTGGGCTCTCAGGGAAGTGCTGGGCCCCCATGCCACCCAGCAGGGCTCGGAAGTAAATCCCCTGTATCTTCGCTTCGACGTGACACACCCCCAGGCAATAACCCCTGAGGAGCTTCAGAAGATAGAGAGCCTGGTGAACGAGAGGATATGCGACAACATTCCCCTCGCCATCAGCATAAAAAGGCTCGACGAGGCAAAAAGCGAAGGGGTGACGGCCCTCTTCGGGGAAAAATACGGGGACCTCGTGAGGGTCATCGACATAGGAGGCTTCTCCCGCGAGCTCTGCGGCGGCACCCATACGATGAGGACCGGTGACCTGGGCTTTTTCTACCTTGCCTCGGAGTCCTCATCGGAGGCCGGCGTGAGAAGGATCGAGGCGATGACCGGGATGGGCAGCCTTGCGAGAATCCAGGAGGTGCGGTCTCTTCTCAGGGCCGCCTCTGCCTCCCTTAATGCGCAGCCTTCCGATGTCCCCGCCCGCATCGAGGGGATGATCACCCAGGTGAAGGAGCTCAAGAAAATGAAGGCCCGCGAGGAGAAGAAAGACCTCAAGGCCCTGAGGGAGGAGCTTCTCGACAAGGCTCTTCATGCCGGCGGGGCCAGAATTGTCCTGGCTTCCTTCAGGGACATTGCCCCCGCGGCCCTGGGAGAGCTTGCCGACGAGCTGAGGGGAGGTCCGGTGCCCGTATGCGGGATTATCACCTCGGGGGAGAAGGATAATCTCGTCATCATCGGCTTTGCCTCCAAGGCCCTCGCGGGAAAAATCCACATCGGGAACCTTGTGAAAGAGACGTCGGCATTCCTCGGGGGAGGGGGGGGAGGCCGCCCCGACTTTGCAAAGGGCGGCGGCAGGCATGGGGAGAAGCTCGAAGAAGCCCTTGCGATGGCGGGAAAAAAGCTTGAAGAGGGGCTCGGGCATCTTGACTGA
- a CDS encoding SpoIID/LytB domain-containing protein — protein MGVLLLMICGAPFSVYPGEDETDIRVHLLSGDAVRIASSGDMKVFLGNDALLTLKGATAIALKDGKFFFNDDPSSLESFMITPSREQDAISVNGKAYRGKIAVIKRKPESFIIVNHVDIEDYLAGVLGGEVSASWPPESLKAQAVAARTYVLYKKEHPRDKDFDVFCTTQDQVYSGLAGEVPALMGAVRDTRGQVIFYQDKVIKAYYHSTCGGHTEDGSEVFPQDGAFLKGVPCPFCDVSPCRSWVYDISLDDLGGLLKKGGILTGDLLEVKITRASRSGRVGEVTLVATEGVKTIKGSELRMLAGPGRVKSTRYTLSADEPREVAVMRLVPDLKKVAPRMELPDDTRLLAGFVLTGIGPLCPSAAQVLRAVYPEETAESPSPRVVRNDVLSGHLEEVLVKVPSRFHFSGGGWGHGVGMCQWGAYGMAKQGSGYRDILKYYYPGTEIRDIHRK, from the coding sequence ATGGGAGTGCTGCTCCTGATGATATGCGGCGCTCCCTTTTCCGTATACCCCGGCGAGGATGAGACCGATATCAGGGTCCACCTTCTCTCCGGTGACGCCGTGAGAATAGCCTCCAGCGGCGATATGAAGGTATTTTTAGGAAACGATGCCCTTCTCACTCTCAAGGGAGCCACCGCCATTGCTCTCAAGGACGGCAAGTTCTTTTTCAACGACGACCCTTCATCGCTTGAGTCTTTCATGATTACCCCCTCCCGTGAGCAAGACGCGATCTCCGTGAACGGGAAAGCTTACAGGGGAAAGATCGCCGTGATAAAAAGGAAGCCCGAGAGCTTCATTATAGTGAATCATGTGGACATCGAGGACTACCTGGCGGGCGTACTGGGCGGCGAGGTGTCGGCCTCGTGGCCTCCCGAGTCTCTCAAGGCCCAGGCCGTGGCGGCGCGAACCTATGTGCTCTACAAGAAAGAGCACCCCAGGGACAAGGATTTCGACGTTTTCTGCACCACGCAGGACCAGGTCTATTCGGGGCTTGCAGGCGAGGTGCCGGCTCTCATGGGCGCCGTGAGGGACACGAGGGGGCAGGTGATCTTCTACCAGGACAAAGTGATCAAGGCCTATTACCATTCCACCTGCGGCGGACACACCGAGGATGGCAGCGAGGTCTTCCCCCAGGACGGCGCGTTCTTGAAGGGCGTTCCCTGCCCTTTTTGTGATGTGTCACCGTGCCGCTCGTGGGTCTATGATATCTCTCTTGATGATCTGGGAGGGCTCCTCAAGAAGGGGGGGATCCTCACCGGCGATCTGCTGGAGGTGAAGATCACCAGGGCGAGCCGCTCAGGGAGGGTAGGCGAGGTGACCCTTGTCGCCACCGAAGGGGTAAAGACCATCAAGGGCTCAGAGCTCAGGATGCTGGCGGGCCCCGGCAGGGTGAAAAGCACCCGCTACACCCTCTCAGCCGATGAGCCCCGCGAAGTGGCCGTCATGCGCCTTGTTCCCGACTTGAAAAAGGTGGCTCCAAGGATGGAGCTTCCCGATGACACGAGGCTCCTGGCAGGTTTTGTCCTTACAGGAATAGGACCCCTCTGCCCCTCTGCGGCGCAGGTTTTGAGAGCCGTGTACCCTGAGGAAACAGCCGAGAGCCCGTCTCCCCGCGTGGTTCGCAATGACGTGCTCTCAGGCCATCTCGAGGAGGTGCTGGTGAAAGTGCCTTCGCGCTTTCATTTTTCCGGCGGGGGGTGGGGTCATGGCGTGGGGATGTGCCAGTGGGGAGCTTACGGCATGGCAAAGCAGGGCTCAGGGTACAGGGATATCCTGAAATACTATTACCCTGGCACCGAGATCCGCGACATTCACAGGAAGTAA
- a CDS encoding Crp/Fnr family transcriptional regulator, translating into MKGKTFTPEGEVAVEKSVPIPVKDLLKKVPLFAEMADDDLTSLKEIVHVKKFPKGTVLFEEGDEGQELFVILKGLLKISVIHEDGREFTLIISRPYDCLGEIALLDGSPRSAGATALEDVEVLSIRKSDFDQVINRHSKLKDSIIKLLCWRLRNLTDEVTDFAFLNVYYRLSKKLLELADTFGVESPEGIVINRKITHQELANMVATSREMITKIINEMKKEKVLALQQHRMVIPQRGKTVLLRASTILDKH; encoded by the coding sequence ATGAAGGGAAAGACTTTTACCCCGGAAGGTGAGGTTGCCGTGGAAAAGAGTGTTCCCATTCCCGTGAAGGATCTTCTCAAGAAAGTGCCGCTTTTTGCCGAGATGGCCGATGACGATCTCACGAGCCTCAAGGAGATTGTCCATGTAAAGAAATTTCCCAAGGGCACGGTACTATTTGAAGAGGGAGACGAGGGGCAGGAGCTTTTTGTCATCCTGAAGGGGCTCCTGAAGATAAGCGTCATCCATGAGGACGGCAGGGAATTTACCCTCATCATCAGCAGGCCCTATGACTGCCTCGGCGAGATTGCCCTCCTTGACGGCTCGCCACGCTCTGCGGGGGCCACGGCCCTCGAGGATGTCGAGGTCCTCTCGATCCGCAAAAGCGATTTTGACCAGGTCATAAACAGGCATTCAAAACTCAAGGATTCCATCATCAAGCTCCTGTGCTGGCGCCTGCGGAACCTTACCGATGAGGTCACCGATTTTGCCTTTCTGAACGTCTATTACCGCCTGTCGAAGAAGCTCCTGGAGCTTGCCGATACCTTCGGCGTCGAGAGCCCCGAGGGGATCGTCATCAACAGGAAGATAACCCACCAGGAGCTTGCCAACATGGTGGCCACCTCCAGGGAGATGATCACCAAGATAATCAATGAGATGAAGAAAGAGAAGGTGCTGGCTCTCCAGCAGCACCGCATGGTCATACCCCAGAGGGGGAAGACCGTGCTCCTGCGGGCTTCCACTATACTTGACAAGCATTAA
- the pfp gene encoding diphosphate--fructose-6-phosphate 1-phosphotransferase: MLKGKKLAILVGGGPAPGINSVISSVTIEAVKKGASVIGIYDGYEHLEKCEKNIEFLNIPKVSRIHLTGGSILRTSRANPTKSEEKLRNVAETLMDMEVGFLVTIGGDDTAFSARKVTEYAKFIGFDLRCCHVPKTIDNDLPLPAGIPTFGYETARSEGARIISTIAEDARTSGRWFIVIAMGRKAGHLALGIGKSAGATITLIPEEFIGRISIDLVIDTITGAIIKRLSQGYGYGVAVVAEGFFEFLEEKDIEKHITKLESLERDEHGHIRLSELNISDVLKFGVKKKLKKHDIKMTIVDQELGYELRCVHPCPFDVEYTRNLGYAAVDFLNKGGTNALISINGDSVVPIPFEEMMDPKTGKTKVRLVDTSSLSFTIAKEYMIRLEPQDFEDEEALRLLAKTAHMSPKEFREHYEYVVKS, from the coding sequence ATGCTGAAAGGGAAAAAGCTTGCCATTCTCGTGGGAGGAGGACCTGCCCCCGGCATCAACTCGGTCATCAGCTCGGTGACCATCGAGGCCGTGAAGAAAGGGGCCTCGGTCATAGGAATTTATGACGGGTACGAGCACCTGGAGAAATGCGAGAAAAACATAGAGTTTCTGAATATCCCCAAAGTGAGCCGCATCCATCTCACCGGCGGGAGCATCCTGAGGACCTCCCGGGCCAATCCCACGAAGAGCGAGGAGAAGCTCCGGAATGTGGCGGAAACCCTGATGGACATGGAAGTGGGCTTCCTGGTGACGATAGGTGGTGACGACACGGCCTTCTCTGCGAGAAAGGTCACCGAGTACGCGAAATTTATCGGCTTCGATCTCAGGTGCTGCCATGTGCCCAAGACCATTGACAACGACCTTCCCCTCCCGGCGGGCATTCCCACCTTCGGCTACGAGACGGCGCGCTCCGAGGGGGCCCGCATCATCTCGACGATTGCCGAGGATGCAAGAACTTCGGGAAGGTGGTTTATCGTCATCGCCATGGGTCGCAAGGCAGGGCACCTGGCCCTGGGCATCGGCAAGTCAGCCGGGGCCACCATCACCCTCATCCCCGAGGAGTTTATCGGGAGGATCTCAATCGACCTGGTGATCGACACCATCACGGGCGCCATCATCAAGCGCCTGAGCCAGGGCTACGGGTACGGCGTGGCCGTCGTGGCCGAGGGCTTTTTTGAGTTCCTCGAGGAGAAGGACATTGAGAAGCACATCACCAAGCTCGAGAGCCTCGAGCGCGACGAGCACGGCCACATTCGCCTCTCGGAGCTCAACATCAGCGACGTGCTGAAATTCGGTGTCAAGAAAAAGCTCAAGAAGCACGACATCAAGATGACTATCGTGGACCAGGAGCTCGGCTACGAGCTGCGCTGCGTCCATCCCTGCCCCTTCGACGTCGAGTATACCAGGAACCTGGGCTACGCCGCCGTTGATTTTCTCAACAAGGGCGGCACCAATGCCCTTATCTCCATCAACGGCGACTCGGTGGTCCCCATCCCCTTCGAGGAGATGATGGATCCCAAGACGGGAAAGACCAAGGTGCGCCTGGTGGATACCAGCTCCCTCTCCTTCACCATTGCCAAGGAATATATGATCCGCCTTGAGCCTCAGGATTTCGAGGACGAGGAGGCTCTCAGGCTTCTTGCCAAGACGGCCCACATGTCGCCCAAGGAATTCAGGGAGCATTACGAGTACGTCGTGAAGTCATAG